One region of Thermodesulfovibrionales bacterium genomic DNA includes:
- a CDS encoding UbiD family decarboxylase translates to MNVLLFPMAYRDLREFISLLEKKGLLHRIRVEVDPLLEITEITDRLCKSPQGGKAVFFEKVKGSQYPVVTNLFGSFERMGLALEVERLDDVAKRIEELLTQTPPKTLIEKLAMLPKLFEFSRYVPKTVKSAPCQEVVEKDPDLRIFPIIKCWPGDGQPTDEGRFITLPMVFTRDPESGRPNCGMYRIHVYDKTTTGMHWHIHKDGARHFDKYKNRNERMPAAIAVGSDPAVMYAASAPLPEAIDEMLFAGFLRREPVEMVKCVTSDIEVPANSELVIEGYLDPGEMRIEGPFGDHTGFYSAADYYPVFHVTAVTHRRDIIYPATIVGKPPMEDCYMGKATERIFLPLMKLDF, encoded by the coding sequence ATGAACGTGTTATTATTCCCCATGGCATACAGGGACCTGAGGGAATTTATCTCGCTTCTCGAAAAGAAAGGACTCCTCCACAGGATAAGGGTCGAGGTCGACCCCCTCCTCGAAATCACCGAAATTACGGACAGGCTCTGCAAGAGCCCGCAGGGCGGAAAGGCGGTCTTCTTTGAGAAGGTGAAGGGCTCACAGTATCCTGTCGTGACGAACCTCTTCGGCTCCTTCGAAAGGATGGGCCTCGCCCTCGAGGTAGAAAGGCTCGATGACGTGGCAAAGCGGATAGAGGAACTGCTGACGCAGACCCCGCCGAAGACATTGATCGAAAAGCTCGCGATGCTGCCTAAGCTCTTTGAGTTTTCCCGCTACGTACCGAAAACGGTGAAGAGCGCGCCATGCCAGGAGGTCGTCGAAAAGGACCCCGATCTCAGGATATTCCCGATAATCAAGTGCTGGCCCGGTGACGGCCAGCCGACCGACGAGGGGAGATTCATCACCTTGCCGATGGTCTTCACGAGAGATCCCGAATCAGGTCGGCCGAACTGCGGCATGTACAGGATTCATGTATACGACAAGACAACGACCGGAATGCACTGGCACATACATAAGGACGGGGCGAGGCACTTCGATAAATACAAGAACCGGAACGAGAGGATGCCTGCCGCGATCGCGGTCGGCAGCGATCCCGCGGTCATGTACGCTGCAAGCGCCCCTCTTCCCGAAGCGATAGACGAGATGCTCTTTGCCGGTTTCTTACGGAGGGAGCCGGTCGAGATGGTGAAGTGCGTCACCTCCGATATCGAGGTTCCGGCAAACAGCGAGCTCGTTATCGAGGGCTATCTCGACCCGGGTGAGATGCGCATCGAAGGTCCGTTTGGAGACCACACCGGCTTTTACTCAGCCGCCGACTACTACCCTGTTTTTCATGTCACCGCCGTGACTCACAGAAGAGATATTATATACCCGGCAACTATAGTAGGAAAGCCGCCGATGGAAGACTGCTACATGGGCAAGGCGACGGAACGCATATTCCTCCCCCTCATGAAGCTCGATTTC
- a CDS encoding FAD-dependent oxidoreductase has translation MADKVFRFWNHKYSDEVKLLRHGNRELAAIIGWGGIEVFDPGIDVFELGHAYALAFRDSSCGQCVPCRIGTTRLVEIFGRIKNGDGKPSDIEDIKALSITMSQASLCEIGLSSPEVFLYLIGQFHDRFEAAIKGSDEPRGGYVYKSIVTAPCMQACPIHLDIPKYIEEIKFGRFQESLNVIRQRLPLPGVVGRVCVRPCEFNCRRGLVDEPIQIKHLKRFVADYEIENAGKLQWNKPEERAFYERSRDMSPGPEKKEPNGIPVAIIGAGPSGLTCAHFLAFNGYDVTIFEMLPEPGGMAAVGIPDYRLPREILRGEVEAIEKLGVKIIYGKGLGIDFTLEDLEREGYGAIFIGMGCHCHKQMGIEGEDKGYHGYVPGVYFLRNVNLGLLDEIPKGKKIVVVGGGNVAIDCVRIAFRVGFEESHIVYRRSRKEMPADAVEIHDAEEEGVQFHFLTAPKRIIGEEGRVRGLECLRMELGEPDASGRRRPVEVPGSEFVIEADVVVAAIGQEGDFSCMCNLPGVDVSPKGAIIVDENLMTTRKGVFAGGDCITGPDVLIRACAHGRRIALKIDRFLKEGRIEVFEEEKDEKFLDGLRVFDPYEKIPLPGGTIRMPIKHEPPSERKKDFREVDRGFTHREAVAEATRCLRCYRVVTYAYKEEATADSSK, from the coding sequence GTGGCAGATAAGGTCTTTCGTTTCTGGAATCATAAATACAGCGATGAAGTAAAGCTCCTCAGGCATGGAAACAGAGAGCTTGCAGCTATTATCGGCTGGGGCGGGATCGAGGTTTTCGACCCGGGTATCGACGTCTTCGAGCTCGGCCATGCCTATGCACTCGCTTTTCGTGACAGCTCCTGCGGCCAGTGCGTCCCTTGCAGGATCGGGACTACACGGTTAGTCGAGATATTCGGGAGGATAAAGAACGGGGATGGAAAACCCTCGGATATCGAAGATATAAAGGCCCTCTCGATTACCATGTCTCAGGCGTCTCTCTGCGAGATAGGGCTCAGTTCCCCCGAGGTCTTTCTCTATCTCATCGGACAGTTCCATGACAGGTTCGAGGCCGCGATAAAAGGGAGTGACGAGCCGAGAGGCGGCTATGTCTATAAATCGATCGTCACCGCTCCCTGCATGCAGGCGTGCCCCATACATCTCGACATCCCGAAATACATAGAAGAGATAAAGTTCGGAAGATTCCAGGAATCTCTCAACGTGATACGGCAGAGACTTCCTTTGCCCGGCGTGGTCGGCCGGGTCTGCGTGAGGCCCTGTGAATTCAACTGCAGGAGGGGGCTCGTCGACGAGCCGATACAGATAAAACATCTGAAGAGGTTTGTCGCGGACTATGAGATTGAGAACGCCGGGAAACTTCAATGGAACAAGCCGGAAGAGAGGGCATTCTATGAGCGTTCGAGGGACATGAGCCCGGGACCGGAAAAGAAGGAACCGAACGGCATCCCTGTGGCGATCATCGGAGCGGGACCGTCGGGGCTCACCTGCGCCCATTTCTTGGCATTTAACGGATACGATGTGACCATTTTCGAGATGCTCCCTGAACCGGGAGGAATGGCTGCCGTGGGGATTCCTGATTATCGGCTTCCGAGGGAGATTCTGCGGGGTGAAGTGGAGGCGATCGAGAAACTCGGCGTCAAGATTATCTACGGCAAGGGTCTCGGCATCGATTTCACGCTCGAGGACCTCGAAAGAGAAGGGTACGGGGCTATTTTTATCGGCATGGGCTGCCACTGTCACAAGCAGATGGGGATAGAGGGAGAAGACAAGGGATATCACGGCTACGTGCCCGGCGTCTATTTCCTGAGAAACGTGAACCTCGGTCTTCTCGACGAGATACCGAAGGGGAAGAAGATCGTCGTTGTCGGAGGGGGAAATGTTGCCATAGACTGTGTCCGTATAGCCTTCCGGGTCGGTTTCGAAGAGTCCCATATCGTTTACAGAAGATCGAGGAAAGAGATGCCCGCAGACGCGGTAGAGATACACGATGCCGAGGAAGAAGGAGTTCAGTTCCATTTCCTGACGGCGCCGAAGAGAATCATCGGCGAAGAGGGAAGGGTGAGGGGACTTGAATGCCTCCGAATGGAACTCGGCGAACCGGATGCCTCGGGAAGGCGAAGACCTGTTGAAGTCCCGGGGTCTGAGTTCGTAATCGAGGCTGACGTGGTTGTAGCCGCAATCGGGCAGGAAGGAGACTTCTCCTGCATGTGCAATCTTCCGGGAGTCGATGTCTCCCCGAAGGGTGCGATCATCGTTGACGAAAACCTCATGACGACGAGGAAGGGCGTCTTTGCGGGAGGGGACTGTATCACCGGGCCCGATGTCCTTATCAGGGCGTGCGCGCACGGGAGGAGAATAGCACTGAAGATAGACAGATTCCTCAAGGAGGGGAGGATCGAAGTCTTTGAAGAAGAGAAAGACGAAAAGTTTCTCGACGGACTGCGGGTCTTCGACCCCTACGAGAAGATTCCCCTTCCCGGCGGCACGATCCGGATGCCGATAAAACATGAACCGCCTTCGGAGAGGAAGAAAGACTTCCGGGAGGTGGACAGGGGGTTTACCCATCGCGAGGCTGTCGCCGAGGCTACAAGGTGTCTCCGCTGTTACCGGGTGGTCACCTATGCATACAAAGAAGAAGCGACCGCTGATAGTAGTAAGTAA
- a CDS encoding ABC transporter substrate-binding protein, which yields MKSPSPSGKLRIGHLSTFYHTAILLMAEGRLGKDIGLDVEWRLFGTGPAMVAAFEKGELDLAYIGLPPAIIGISRGVRIVCIAGGHVEGTVISGNKGSVGFPEFQDLGAILDQFRGRNIGVPGNGSIHDVILAECLERYRLREEVEVVHYQWSDEVTEAIVKGNLAAAVGTPALAIAIQHYADGRILYPPSLLWPNNPSYGIIADRNYLRNEGEGVEKFLVRHEDATSLIRDRPGLAAEIIAGYVGFIDKEFVMDTLRVSPKYCAQLTEDYIFSTMEFVRVLKRLGYVDREIPSEEIFDTTMIHALHPSKDHYGDGIADSRMEP from the coding sequence ATGAAATCCCCATCGCCTTCGGGGAAGCTGAGGATAGGACATCTCTCAACCTTTTATCACACCGCCATCCTCCTCATGGCAGAAGGCCGACTCGGGAAAGATATCGGTCTCGACGTCGAATGGCGGTTGTTCGGAACAGGCCCGGCCATGGTGGCGGCCTTTGAAAAGGGTGAGCTCGATCTCGCTTACATCGGTCTGCCCCCTGCGATTATCGGGATAAGCAGGGGTGTCAGGATCGTCTGCATCGCGGGGGGGCATGTTGAAGGCACGGTCATTTCCGGAAATAAGGGGTCTGTCGGCTTTCCCGAGTTCCAAGATTTGGGAGCCATCCTGGATCAGTTCAGGGGAAGAAACATCGGTGTACCGGGAAACGGCTCGATTCATGACGTGATCCTCGCGGAGTGCCTCGAGAGGTATCGTCTCAGGGAAGAGGTCGAGGTCGTCCATTATCAATGGTCGGATGAAGTGACCGAGGCTATCGTCAAGGGTAACCTCGCTGCCGCTGTCGGAACTCCTGCCTTAGCTATCGCGATTCAGCATTATGCGGATGGCCGGATACTCTATCCGCCCTCGTTGCTCTGGCCGAACAATCCGAGCTATGGAATCATCGCTGACAGGAACTATCTCCGTAATGAAGGGGAAGGGGTGGAGAAATTTCTCGTCCGCCATGAAGATGCCACCTCTCTCATCAGAGACAGACCCGGGCTCGCTGCAGAGATAATCGCGGGCTATGTCGGTTTCATCGATAAAGAATTTGTCATGGACACGCTCCGGGTATCGCCGAAATATTGTGCCCAGCTGACAGAAGATTATATCTTTTCGACGATGGAGTTCGTTCGGGTGCTGAAGAGACTCGGGTATGTCGACCGAGAGATTCCGTCGGAAGAGATCTTCGATACCACGATGATTCATGCCCTTCATCCTTCAAAGGACCATTACGGAGACGGTATTGCCGACAGCAGGATGGAACCGTGA
- the tatA gene encoding twin-arginine translocase TatA/TatE family subunit — protein sequence MFEGLFQPMHLIIILAIALIIFGPGKLPQIGAGLGQSIREFKKALSPDDKDKSSVPEKRAATESDTKNEKT from the coding sequence ATGTTTGAAGGACTCTTTCAGCCGATGCACCTGATCATCATCCTCGCGATCGCGCTGATCATATTCGGCCCCGGTAAACTGCCGCAGATCGGTGCGGGCCTCGGGCAGAGTATACGAGAATTCAAGAAGGCTCTCTCCCCCGACGATAAGGATAAGAGTTCGGTTCCGGAGAAGAGAGCGGCTACTGAATCGGACACAAAAAACGAGAAGACATAA
- a CDS encoding acyl-CoA thioesterase has protein sequence MEGKKVTESSVTIAQVMIPQDANPAGNIHGGVIMKLIDTTAAVVASRHARANTVTVSIDRLDFHSPVLIGDLLFSKGSLNLVGRTSMEVGVRVESENLMTGEVRHTASAYLTFVALDKNGRPQQVPPLVIETEEDIRRNREAKLRRDYRLAERRQEAKCQLEPSSCK, from the coding sequence ATGGAAGGAAAGAAGGTCACGGAGAGCAGCGTCACGATCGCGCAAGTCATGATTCCGCAGGACGCAAACCCTGCCGGTAACATCCATGGAGGTGTTATCATGAAGCTGATCGATACGACCGCAGCTGTTGTCGCGAGCCGCCACGCCCGGGCAAATACCGTGACCGTCTCGATTGACAGGCTCGATTTTCACAGCCCGGTCCTTATCGGCGACCTTCTTTTCAGTAAGGGCAGCCTGAACCTGGTCGGCAGGACTTCCATGGAGGTCGGCGTCAGGGTGGAATCAGAGAACCTCATGACAGGGGAAGTCAGGCATACCGCATCCGCCTATCTGACGTTTGTAGCCCTTGACAAGAACGGGCGACCTCAGCAGGTTCCTCCTCTTGTGATCGAGACGGAAGAAGATATCCGGCGGAACCGGGAGGCGAAGCTGAGAAGGGATTATCGCCTGGCCGAGCGGAGGCAAGAAGCGAAGTGTCAACTCGAACCGTCGAGCTGCAAATGA